In one Brassica oleracea var. oleracea cultivar TO1000 chromosome C9, BOL, whole genome shotgun sequence genomic region, the following are encoded:
- the LOC106316239 gene encoding protein Brevis radix-like 2, with translation MFDKWEAQKWWGENFEKVMEFYNVQQLNQQSVPVPTAPPRSKYESCSKNSPATPPLNKECPGGKCLLTANQARTQAQSRYHRDSSGLATTPKLSSISGTRTETSSVDMSARSSGSSREEEEEEEEDGDYSMEVSVSNASDMETEWVEQDEDGVYITIRALPAS, from the exons ATGTTTGATAAATGGGAAGCTCAAAAATGGTGGGGTGAGAATTTCGAGAAGGTCATGGAGTTCTACAATGTGCAGCAACTTAATCAGCAGAGTGTCCCTGTTCCAACCGCTCCTCCTAGATCCAAATATGAG AGCTGCAGCAAGAACAGTCCTGCAACTCCACCTCTAAACAAAGAATGTCCTGGAGGAAAATGCTTACTCACGGCTAACCAAGCAAGAACACAAGCACAAAGTCGGTACCACCGTGATTCGTCTGGTCTTGCAACAACGCCCAAGCTTTCTAGCATAAGTGGGACCCGAACCGAGACATCATCGGTTGATATGTCTGCAAGAAGTAGTGGCTCATCAAGGGAAGAAGAAGAAGAAGAAGAAGAAGATGGAGATTATTCAATGGAGGTCTCGGTAAGTAATGCAAGTGACATGGAAACAGAATGGGTGGAACAAGACGAAGATGGTGTTTATATCACAATCAGAGCTTTACCAGCTTCATAA